The Fusarium falciforme chromosome 4, complete sequence genomic interval ttttcctaGACCCTTCCATTCCCACCCCCCGGCTCTTGAGCAGGGGTTCTcaataaaaaaagaggccTTCTTTCTTGATCTTTAAAAGAAGAAAATCGGCCTTGTCCTCGTGTCCTCGACTTTCCTCGTCGAACTTGTTCTCAtccctcgtcctcttctcttGCCTCGAGTGTCACGGACCCTCTGTCGTTGTTTTCGACTTCTTTTGTTGGGCCGTGTTATAACCAAACCACTTAGCCTTTGCTTCTCTTGTTACTCTTTTCCCCCATCCTCGTCACGCGTACTTCACGTTCCGCCGACAACATTACCCCACGAAGTTGGCTATTAGGACGTCGAAGCAACATATCCTCAACACGTCTCAACATTTCAGAGACTAAACGGGTGTGACATCATCTTGGTCACGACGCATAGTCGTCCTGGAAAAGCCACAGGCCTTCCTTGAACAGCTTGGCTACCTCTTCTGAAGGCATTGCCTACCAGGAGCTGTTCAACAGTACAACGACGTCAATTGACGACCAGACGGCCGTATTCATTACTCTCACCTACCTACCAAAACCACCAGAATCACACCAACCGTCACTATGGCCGAGCATCTTTACCTCCTGGGTTCGGCGCCCGATTCCAGCCTCTTCAGCTTTCCTCCCACAAATGCGCCGGCCCCAATCCCTCCTGTCGACGTTGCCACATCCATTCTGCGCCCATTCAACATCCCTGGGCACATCTACACAGCTGCCCTCGACGCCAAGGTTCCCTTGACCATTGCTACCCTCTACGCCGTCACCGTCAAGAGCCTCAACATCTACAACAAGTCTCACGGCAAGAAGCCCTGGGCAATCAGCAAGACCGGTCCCTTCCACGTCTTTGTCGTCCTCCACAACGTCTTTCTCGCCGTCTACTCGGCATGGACTTTCTGGGGTATGCTCGGTGGCATGAGGAGGAGCATTCTGAACCCAATGGGTCCTCAGGGTCTTGCCGGTACCGCTGACAGCTTCTGCCGCCTTCACGGCTCACAGGGTCTTGGAAACTCTGTCTACTACAACGAGACCTCGAGCACATTTGTTACTATTTCTGAACATGCCCCCATCGTCAATGGCCTTCCCAGTGGCACAGAAGCGGGCCGTCTCTGGAACGAGGGCCTGGCTTACTATGGCTGGATCTTCTATCTTAGCAAGTTCtacgaggtcctcgacaccttcatcatcctcgccaaggGAAAGCTCAGCTCTACTCTGCAGACCTACCACCACGCCGGTGCTATGATGTGCATGTGGGCTGGCATGCGCTATATGTCTGCTCCCATCTGGATGTTTGTCCTGGTTAACTCGTTCATTCATTCTCTGATGGTACGTTGTCTCTCGCAATGCTCAAACTCATAGACTAACTTGGTTCCAGTACTTCTATTACACTCTGACTGCTTTCTCGATTCGGGTCCCTACTCCCATCAAGCGGACCCTCACCTCGATGCAAATTACTCAGTTCCTTGTTGGCGCCTCTTACGCCATGGCTCACTCCTTCGTCTCTTACACGgttcccatcaccatcactcgCACGCAGACAAACGGCGATGTGGCTGCTGCTACTTCATCCGACTCGACTCTCGAGACGGTTGCTGCTAGCGCCATTGAGTCGCTTAGGCAATTTATCTGGGGAGccgctgaggctgctggcggTGAGCCCGTCGTCTCCCAAGCTGCCGGTGCCCACAGCACCGTGACCACTGAGACTCGGTACATCACTCAGCCTTGCGTCACCACCACCGGCGAGACCTTTGCCATCTGGCTCAATGTGTTGTACCTCGCCCCTCTGACGTACCTGTTCGTCAGCTTTTTCATTGCCAGCTATGTCAAGCGCAGCAACGCTGCGGGCAAGATCTCTCGGAAGGGCGCTGCCCCCGATGTTAATGTCAACGTCGCCCTcgccgagaaggctggcTGGGACGCTGCCAAGGGCATCGAGAAGGAGATCTACAATGGCGAGAACATGGTCAACAACTCTTCTGATGAGGCCTCGCGGGCTTCAACTCCCAAGAAGTCCAATGGCAAGTCTCGAAGAAAGGCTTAAAGGTGTTATCTTACGGGATAGCGAATAAGCCATGATATGATGGAACGCGGGGAAAGAAAATGGCGGACTTGGAATGCCCTTTTGGATGGGCACGACGTGCTCTCTTGGTCTGTTTTCCTAGCGTATAGATGGAAAAAGCGTGGATGTTTGTGTGTTTATTTATGAGCGTTATAGGATTTACGGTgaaaagagagaagagaagagagaagggCGTTATATCCCATGTTCACCAGTTTCCTCTCATATGTACATCTCCAACCCTTGGACCAGTCTCACATGGAAAGGCTTGCTCCAGATTGCCATGTCTCTTGAACGACTACACCTGGCTCATAGAGACTAGGTTCTGATATACGTCTCAAAATGTATTGAAGATGCTCGAGAATGGGTAAATGTTTAACCACGTAGAAGGTGATACTGCATTGCCATGCCGGCTGTTCTCAGAACTGCCTGGATCCTCGACATTCACGTCACAAAGCACATGTTGGTGATAACTAAGTTTGGGGAATGTTATGATTAACTACTAGTCGCAATGACAAAGTCCAGCCGAAGGAGGCCAAGTGACTATCTAGGCtcatcaacatcgtcaaTTCCCTCCAAAGTGTGTGTGCCACGCGTGGCATGCAAGTCAGTATCCTATCCTCGCTCATCTATAACTGCTGCTTGTGCAGACCCTTGCCTTTGACGCCATCCAGAAAAAACAAATCATTATGTGACTATACCAAGTCAGGCATTCACTCTTGCGCACAAGAGGACCAGTCGCCGACAAGAAGGCTCATGCATGGCCTGAGGCTCGGAAATGGAATTCCGGAAACAAAAACCGCAAAAGAGCAGGTCGAGTGACCGTGCTTTCCAAGACGCCTCGCTTTCAATAATAgcaattaaaaaaaaataaagggcAACGGAGCAGACAGGGACGCGCCAGAGAAAACAAGGCCCAAAGAACGGCCGACGGGCCGTCCCCAGGCACTCAGGGGTGCGGTGATTGTGTGTGTGGGGTGACTGGGAGAGCGCCCAAAGGGCGGGCGGGAGGATGGGGTGGTTGGCGGGTTGACTGGGGACTGAGTCGCTCGTCGTGTGATTTCTATCAATCTATCGTCGTTCTGTCATGGCTTCGTGAAGCTGACGAGCTTCGGGTATCTCATTCTGCCATTCGAGGCAGGGGTAGTGGTAATGTTAAGGTAGTGGGTGAATGTGGTGGTGCGTTCGAGTGTGATCGAAGGCTTTGTAGACCGCAGTCCAGCCAAGGGCACTCCATCTCTCGATGGCTAGCCGTTCCGTAAAAGTGTCGGGGTTGCGTGTTCCTTAGAAGGTGCTCCAGTTCCAATCCCTAGGTACACTGGCAGCAACCTCAGGTCCTCGGGGAAGCTCGAGGGCATCACCCTGTCCGCCGGCGGCAATGGGAGTGGACTTGACGGGGTTGGGGGCATCCGAGGATGCGGCGCTGGAAGCTCGGCTGCTGTTGCGGCTGTACCAGTTCTTGAACTCCTCGAAGCAGTGACGACAGGTACGGGAAACGGGAGCCCGAGGATTGAACTTGGCGTCCTGGTCGAGAGGAGCAGCAAAGGTTGAGTGAAAGTCGCAGAAGATGTTGCCACACTTTCGGCAGTGATGGCGGCGGGTAAAGTAGCTGAAGGTGCGCTTGCAAGTCGGATCGTCGCAGACAGAGGATTGATAGTCGGGCTGAAGGGGTACATGTTAGCCCAGTCCGAGTACGAAATCGGAATTGAAGCAAGTTATGGGCGTCCGGGGAAGTGAGACAAAGACTTGGTGTCGCACAAGACGGGAGCGTTGAATTCACTTGAGACAGTGGCGCCTCAAGGGGGATGCTGTGCGAGGGATGCCGCGTAACAAGTCGCGGATGGCTGAACTCACCTTCCAGTGTTTCCGGCTGGGCAGGGCTGTCACCTCGGGGAACATTTCGAGATCGAAGTCGCCGTCGAGGCTGCTTCGGGTGCTGTCGCCTGTAGAGACGCGAGAAAGTCGGTTGCCAAAAACAGACATGCCGGGGAGGTTCATGATGCTGCTGTTGGTGCGTCGCAGTGTGGTGTCGGACTCGGTGCTCGAGGCGGAAGCGGCATCATCCATAGACTTGTTCTGAGCCTTGGAAGGGAACAGGTTGGGACGGAGAGCTGCAGGCATGTACATGGGGCGGACTTGACGCGCTTGTTGATAAGCTCTCGGCGAGGCGGGGTTTGACGAAATGGAGTCGGGGCTTGTAGATTCGTGCGTGTTGATGGGCGAAATCTGAGGGCCGACTGAGATTTGATACGACTGGTTGTGCTGGGAGCGCTGCTGAGGGAAGAAATGGCGGGATTGCTGGTCGCCCGGGATAGTGGGCATGATGAGGTCGGCAGCCATTATGGCGGTTGATGTCGAGGATCGAATGAGCAAGGTGTAGCGTCGGCTTGTGGTGGATGTTGTATCGACGACGATGTGGTTGGTCGCAGTAGACAGACGAGGAAACAAGCTGCCGTTTGGGGGGAGGCTCTGTTATTGTAGGTCGTCTGGAGGAATGGATGAGGTCGGTAAGCAGGTAGGGTGGGGAGACGAGTGGCGGATAGAGGGGATATATGATGAGCCTTTCTTTGATGGATGGCAGATGTACTGCGTACTCTTTGTACTGTGGCTCGAACAGAGGGTGAGGGAAGAATGAAGGGCGGGCCAAGCCAGAGTTTAAACCAAACCAGCCAAGGAGGGAGCAGATCTTGGGCGCGGGCGTCGCCGTCGCGTGGGAGGGATGGGGGGGAGGGATGCAAAGACGGTGCCGGAGCTGGGAAtggagatgggatgggggatgGAGACCGGGGGTGGGCGGTACGTACCTCGACTCCGTCTGCAAGTATTCCGGAGAGTCGCAGCAGAACTGACTGGGGATCCTAACTTTTAGCGCGAGACCGGGATGTGCCCTCCTGGATGGAGGCGGTGGAGAGGGCCCATCCCATCGCTcgtgcttgggcttgggcggAAGTCGGTCACTGTTGTAGAGGTGGCTTGGCCTCAGAGCCCAAGTCCTCGTCGTCCCTTGTTAGTGCCTTTTTGCTTGCGACTGGGGTCCGCCCtgacctggcctggcctcTGTCCGTTGTGTTGTCGCGCTCGGGACTGTCTCAGCACCTGCTCGAGACCCCCCTGCTGACCTCTCTCCCCCTTGTGGTGTCAGATTGGCCTTGTCTTTCTTGTTGTCGCTTTCAACCAAGACATGTCATGGGTGCGGTGCAGAATCCCGTAACTAATCGACATGAATGGCGCTCAAGATTTCCGGCCGTGATGTAATTCAGGGTTTCTCGCACCGAGCCAAATCCCTAGACATCCGGATGGGGATAAGGGTCTTGAGAGATAAACAGAACCGCTGCTCGATACCAGTGCACAACTGTGGATGGGTTGTTTTCTATCCCATTGCCCTGGTTGGACAACCACCGGGTCCGATGGAGATAGATCCAACCCGATGGGATGGCCGATCGAGGACATGTTCCCCTGTCTGGCCGGCGTTTACGTACGTTGCAATGAGATGTCACAACGAGCAGTCGCTGTTGGTTTAGCTCGAATTGTGATGGACACGACGAGGAACATGCCGAGAGTTGATGCGCGGTCCTAGACCAGCAAAGCAagcaatccatccatccacccagCTCAGCGGGGACATGGACGATTTTGGACACGACCAACGATGGATGCATGGCGATGGCAAAAATGCCGATGCCGATGCTGCATCATGTTGGATGCCGGTTGTTGTCAAGTCCGTACCTCTGTGTGTTGCTTCCCATACGCAAGTCGGATGCCTCGATCGTCTCCCAGGTCTCAAAGACGGAGCGGTCTCGGCGAAGCGCGGTCCGCTCGAGTCAGGCAGGCTCCTCGGAATCACATCTGCACGACCCTGGGTTCTGACCTCCCAAACGGTGCTGCGTCGCGCAAAAGCCATGCCCGACCACCAAAATGCCCACTGCTAGGTGCGAGTGTGGGAGTGAGAGGCT includes:
- a CDS encoding Elongation of fatty acids protein, coding for MAEHLYLLGSAPDSSLFSFPPTNAPAPIPPVDVATSILRPFNIPGHIYTAALDAKVPLTIATLYAVTVKSLNIYNKSHGKKPWAISKTGPFHVFVVLHNVFLAVYSAWTFWGMLGGMRRSILNPMGPQGLAGTADSFCRLHGSQGLGNSVYYNETSSTFVTISEHAPIVNGLPSGTEAGRLWNEGLAYYGWIFYLSKFYEVLDTFIILAKGKLSSTLQTYHHAGAMMCMWAGMRYMSAPIWMFVLVNSFIHSLMYFYYTLTAFSIRVPTPIKRTLTSMQITQFLVGASYAMAHSFVSYTVPITITRTQTNGDVAAATSSDSTLETVAASAIESLRQFIWGAAEAAGGEPVVSQAAGAHSTVTTETRYITQPCVTTTGETFAIWLNVLYLAPLTYLFVSFFIASYVKRSNAAGKISRKGAAPDVNVNVALAEKAGWDAAKGIEKEIYNGENMVNNSSDEASRASTPKKSNGKSRRKA
- a CDS encoding FYVE-type domain-containing protein, whose amino-acid sequence is MAADLIMPTIPGDQQSRHFFPQQRSQHNQSYQISVGPQISPINTHESTSPDSISSNPASPRAYQQARQVRPMYMPAALRPNLFPSKAQNKSMDDAASASSTESDTTLRRTNSSIMNLPGMSVFGNRLSRVSTGDSTRSSLDGDFDLEMFPEVTALPSRKHWKPDYQSSVCDDPTCKRTFSYFTRRHHCRKCGNIFCDFHSTFAAPLDQDAKFNPRAPVSRTCRHCFEEFKNWYSRNSSRASSAASSDAPNPVKSTPIAAGGQGDALELPRGPEVAASVPRDWNWSTF